From one Catellatospora sp. IY07-71 genomic stretch:
- a CDS encoding pectate lyase, translating into MQPSPTARRRRPRLRLALAITTVTTVVGGVALAAMMPASAATIDTSAYYQLVNVFSGKAIEGSSGAVVQRTTDSAASNQQFQFLDMGSGYYRLKSKASGKVIEIANAGTADGATVQMNSGAGSSAYYQQFSLLDNGNNVVRFKNRTSGKTLDVWEWSSADGARISQFQDLNGTNQQFRLVKVGSGGNPTPTPTGGSGGPSTTWPTSAGSVSISGTVSVSGTFDGGMKTYCCMGDGGQGESQDPMFKLANGATLQNVILGSPAGDGVHCEGTCTLRNVWWNDIGEDAATFKGTGGGTSYVIGGGARSGSDKTFQHNGNGTVSISNFYLKSSGKLYRACGNCSSSYTRHVRIDNVILDNIDMVAGINSNWGDTATITRVRLLNSGDAVVCGKYQGVPKGSEPTFLGEGWNDSNCKVRESDITYQ; encoded by the coding sequence ATGCAACCGTCACCCACGGCCCGGAGGCGGCGGCCCCGCCTGCGCCTGGCATTGGCGATCACCACGGTCACGACCGTCGTCGGCGGCGTCGCCCTCGCCGCGATGATGCCGGCGTCGGCCGCCACCATCGACACCAGCGCCTACTACCAGCTGGTCAACGTGTTCAGCGGTAAGGCGATCGAAGGCAGCAGCGGCGCGGTCGTCCAGCGCACGACGGACAGCGCCGCGTCCAACCAGCAGTTCCAGTTCCTCGACATGGGCAGCGGCTACTACCGCCTCAAGTCGAAGGCCAGCGGCAAGGTCATCGAGATCGCCAACGCCGGCACCGCCGACGGCGCCACCGTCCAGATGAACTCCGGTGCCGGCAGCAGCGCCTACTACCAGCAGTTCTCGCTGCTCGACAACGGCAACAACGTGGTCCGGTTCAAGAACCGCACCAGCGGCAAGACCCTCGACGTGTGGGAGTGGTCGTCGGCTGACGGCGCCCGCATCTCGCAGTTCCAGGACCTCAACGGCACCAACCAGCAGTTCCGCCTGGTCAAGGTGGGCAGCGGCGGCAACCCGACACCCACTCCGACCGGCGGCAGCGGCGGCCCGAGCACCACCTGGCCGACGTCGGCCGGCTCGGTGAGCATCTCCGGCACGGTCAGCGTCTCCGGGACCTTCGACGGCGGCATGAAGACCTACTGCTGTATGGGCGACGGCGGCCAGGGCGAGAGCCAGGACCCGATGTTCAAGCTCGCCAACGGCGCCACGCTGCAGAACGTCATCCTCGGCTCGCCCGCCGGTGACGGCGTGCACTGCGAAGGCACCTGCACGCTGCGCAACGTGTGGTGGAACGACATCGGCGAGGACGCCGCCACCTTCAAGGGCACCGGCGGCGGCACGTCGTACGTCATCGGCGGCGGCGCTCGCTCCGGCAGCGACAAGACGTTCCAGCACAACGGCAACGGCACCGTCAGCATCAGCAACTTCTACCTGAAGTCCTCCGGCAAGCTCTACCGGGCCTGCGGCAACTGCTCCAGCTCGTACACGCGGCATGTGCGGATCGACAACGTCATCCTCGACAACATCGACATGGTCGCCGGCATCAACAGCAACTGGGGCGACACCGCCACGATCACCCGCGTCAGGCTCCTGAACAGCGGCGACGCCGTCGTCTGCGGCAAGTACCAGGGTGTGCCGAAGGGCAGTGAGCCGACGTTCCTCGGCGAAGGCTGGAACGACAGCAACTGCAAGGTGAGAGAAAGCGACATCACCTACCAGTAG
- a CDS encoding helix-turn-helix transcriptional regulator, with amino-acid sequence MGPPAARAGRTTAAQEYPFAADAGCEQAGRCGNIGNSGWGVPVSRDVDAMRELFGLVLRQVRQEAGYSLRELGRRCLYDYSRISRVERGEHLIDADLVPAVDQALKAGGLLIALRALMAPQGSSNTAGPGRLGAGFSADGDTVILDLDVTDGRAVRVRLPRRKFNALLAGGALHALFPAGTADLDQLERVGRAIETPERTDPQVLDYFRVLLGQHFVADKMLGPRDLLGVVEAQIDTLDRLRRGCRPGSADATMRVLAQYAEFAGWLHQDAGDTATARYWTDRATVWAQAVGEYELVSYLLVRRSNIALLDGDATDVIELAAAARRVPGRVSPSVLALATQQEARGWAMHTDADRFRHLLDAAADLLTGGPDRVSEDSPIYLHSYNLNVLEEQSASGYRDCGHADTAITILERRLGATPREHQRDRAHQLAKLANAVLQTAQPDPERAAALGLSCVGVARTTGSARIAGELRTLDRTLRRRWRDLSSTTELHEALAA; translated from the coding sequence GTGGGACCTCCGGCAGCGCGAGCCGGGAGAACAACCGCTGCCCAGGAATACCCTTTCGCTGCCGACGCCGGTTGTGAACAGGCCGGGCGTTGCGGCAACATCGGCAACAGCGGATGGGGGGTGCCGGTGAGCCGGGACGTCGATGCGATGCGCGAACTCTTCGGGCTGGTCCTGCGGCAGGTGCGTCAGGAGGCCGGATACTCGTTACGAGAACTCGGCAGACGCTGCCTCTACGACTACAGCCGGATCTCCCGCGTCGAACGCGGCGAACATCTCATCGACGCCGACCTCGTCCCCGCCGTGGATCAGGCGCTTAAGGCGGGTGGCCTGCTGATCGCGCTACGCGCGCTGATGGCACCTCAGGGCTCGTCCAACACGGCCGGACCAGGTCGGCTGGGGGCCGGGTTCAGTGCGGACGGCGATACCGTGATTCTGGACCTCGACGTCACGGACGGGAGGGCGGTGCGGGTGAGACTGCCTCGGCGAAAGTTCAACGCCCTGCTGGCCGGTGGTGCGCTCCATGCGCTGTTTCCCGCCGGGACGGCAGACCTCGATCAGCTCGAACGGGTCGGCCGGGCGATCGAGACGCCGGAACGCACGGACCCGCAGGTCCTCGACTACTTCCGGGTGCTCCTCGGGCAGCACTTCGTCGCGGACAAGATGCTCGGCCCGCGCGATCTCCTGGGCGTCGTAGAAGCCCAGATCGACACCCTCGACCGGCTCCGGCGCGGTTGCCGCCCCGGCTCCGCCGACGCCACGATGCGGGTGCTCGCCCAGTACGCGGAGTTCGCGGGCTGGCTCCATCAGGATGCGGGCGACACCGCGACCGCACGCTACTGGACGGATCGCGCGACGGTCTGGGCCCAGGCCGTGGGCGAATACGAGCTGGTGTCCTATCTCCTGGTACGCAGGAGCAACATCGCGCTGCTCGACGGCGACGCCACAGACGTCATCGAGCTGGCCGCCGCCGCTCGGCGCGTGCCGGGCCGGGTCAGCCCGTCCGTGCTGGCGCTGGCGACACAGCAGGAGGCGCGTGGCTGGGCGATGCACACCGACGCCGACCGGTTCCGCCATCTGCTCGACGCCGCCGCCGACCTGCTCACCGGCGGACCGGACCGGGTGAGCGAGGACTCTCCCATATACCTGCACAGCTACAACCTGAACGTGCTGGAGGAGCAGTCCGCCAGCGGATACCGCGATTGCGGCCACGCGGACACTGCGATCACCATCCTGGAACGGCGGCTCGGCGCGACGCCACGCGAGCACCAGCGTGACCGCGCCCACCAGCTCGCCAAACTCGCCAACGCGGTGCTCCAGACAGCACAGCCCGACCCGGAGCGGGCCGCCGCACTCGGCCTGAGCTGCGTCGGCGTGGCCCGCACGACCGGATCCGCCCGCATCGCCGGCGAGCTGCGCACCCTCGACCGCACACTCCGCCGCCGCTGGCGAGATCTGAGCAGCACCACCGAACTGCACGAAGCGCTCGCCGCCTGA
- a CDS encoding NUDIX hydrolase, which translates to MTLNLRRAVRAIILDEDDRILLCRFDFPHPVVPERAKAVWAAPGGGIEPGEDQLTALRRELREETGLAIAADPPHVWHQEVLAADHAPGFGGIVNDYFLVRTNHFQPRGELTDDRLAAEEHLAAFRWWRLAEIAGHAGPELFSPRDLTTPLSALLTAGAPDQPVRLGL; encoded by the coding sequence ATGACGCTGAACCTGCGCCGCGCCGTCCGCGCGATCATCCTTGATGAGGACGACCGCATCCTGCTGTGCCGGTTCGACTTTCCCCACCCGGTGGTGCCGGAGCGGGCGAAGGCGGTATGGGCGGCCCCAGGGGGCGGCATCGAACCGGGTGAGGACCAGCTGACGGCGCTGCGCCGTGAGCTGCGTGAGGAGACCGGTCTGGCGATCGCCGCCGATCCACCGCACGTCTGGCACCAGGAAGTCCTGGCCGCCGACCATGCGCCAGGCTTCGGCGGCATCGTCAACGACTACTTCCTCGTCCGCACGAACCACTTCCAGCCCCGCGGCGAGCTGACAGACGACCGGCTCGCCGCGGAAGAACACCTGGCCGCGTTCCGGTGGTGGCGGCTCGCGGAGATCGCGGGTCATGCGGGACCTGAGCTGTTCTCGCCCCGCGACCTCACCACACCCTTGAGCGCGCTGCTCACGGCGGGGGCGCCGGACCAGCCGGTCCGACTCGGCCTCTAG
- a CDS encoding nitroreductase/quinone reductase family protein, with the protein MARTRKYRIITTLERVNNQLTRWALRRGLAPRAFALLETTGRRSGLPRHTPVGNGLDGDTFWLVAAHGEQADYVRNLLAEPAVRVKVAGRWRTGRATPLPDDDTGRRSRSLPYQWDAAIGRMMATRPLTVRIDLDAL; encoded by the coding sequence ATGGCGCGGACGCGCAAGTACCGGATCATCACGACGCTGGAGCGGGTCAACAACCAGCTCACCCGGTGGGCGCTGCGCCGTGGCCTGGCGCCCAGGGCGTTCGCGCTGCTGGAGACCACGGGCCGGCGCAGCGGCCTGCCGCGGCACACCCCGGTCGGCAACGGGCTCGACGGCGACACGTTCTGGCTCGTCGCGGCGCACGGCGAGCAGGCCGACTACGTGCGGAACCTGCTCGCCGAGCCGGCGGTCCGGGTGAAGGTCGCCGGGCGCTGGCGCACGGGGCGGGCCACGCCGCTGCCGGATGACGACACGGGGCGGCGCTCCCGGTCGCTGCCGTACCAGTGGGATGCGGCCATCGGCCGGATGATGGCCACCCGCCCGCTGACCGTCCGCATCGACCTCGATGCACTGTAG
- a CDS encoding SDR family oxidoreductase — MTILVTGATGTVSGALLAELAAHPSLKVRALVRDPAKAPAGVEVAVGDLEQPHTLTDAFAGVETLWLLTAMGPTAPHASSNALWAARQAGVRHVVRLSAIGAAHDAPTRNGRLHALSDAELRASGPAWTVIRPAFFLQNLLGSINGGVLYGATGQGRLSPIDVRDIAAFGAAVLADPSRHAGRSYTITGPESLSMRDAAARIGAAYQDVPAADVVSGMRAAGMPDWVADVTGEYLAAYAADWGDFVTPDFAAVTGRPARDFAVFARDHGLTAS; from the coding sequence ATGACCATCCTGGTCACCGGTGCCACCGGCACCGTCTCCGGCGCCCTGCTCGCCGAGCTGGCCGCCCACCCGTCACTGAAGGTCCGCGCCCTGGTCCGGGATCCGGCCAAGGCTCCTGCGGGCGTCGAGGTCGCGGTCGGCGACCTGGAGCAGCCGCACACGCTCACCGACGCGTTCGCCGGCGTCGAGACGCTCTGGCTGCTCACCGCGATGGGCCCGACCGCACCCCACGCGAGCTCCAACGCCCTGTGGGCGGCCCGGCAGGCCGGGGTCCGGCATGTCGTGCGGCTTTCGGCGATCGGCGCCGCACACGACGCGCCCACCCGCAACGGCCGCCTGCACGCGCTGTCCGACGCCGAGCTGCGCGCGTCCGGGCCGGCCTGGACGGTGATCCGCCCGGCGTTCTTCCTGCAGAACCTGCTCGGCTCGATCAACGGCGGGGTGCTGTACGGGGCCACGGGGCAGGGGCGGCTGAGCCCGATCGACGTACGTGACATCGCCGCGTTCGGCGCGGCGGTGCTGGCCGACCCGTCGCGGCACGCCGGGCGCAGCTACACCATCACCGGGCCGGAGAGCCTGTCCATGCGGGACGCGGCGGCGCGGATCGGCGCCGCGTACCAGGACGTGCCGGCCGCCGACGTGGTGAGCGGGATGCGCGCGGCGGGGATGCCGGACTGGGTCGCCGACGTGACGGGGGAGTACCTGGCGGCGTACGCGGCGGACTGGGGTGACTTCGTCACGCCGGACTTCGCCGCGGTGACCGGGCGGCCCGCCCGGGACTTCGCGGTCTTCGCCCGGGATCACGGCCTCACCGCGAGCTGA
- a CDS encoding nitroreductase family deazaflavin-dependent oxidoreductase, producing the protein MDAMALEGEYEPSPEQWVRDQVELYESSGGTKGTTLMDTGLPVIILTTVGAKSGKIRKTPLMRVEHEGRYAAVASLGGAPTHPVWYHNVKGHPTVELQDGPRRQEMTAREVTGEEKALWWDRAVAAYPPYADYQKKTDRQIPVFVLEPTGS; encoded by the coding sequence ATGGATGCCATGGCACTTGAGGGCGAATACGAGCCGAGCCCGGAGCAGTGGGTGCGGGACCAGGTCGAGCTGTACGAGAGCTCCGGCGGCACCAAGGGCACCACGCTCATGGACACCGGCCTGCCGGTGATCATCCTTACCACCGTGGGCGCCAAGAGCGGCAAGATCCGTAAGACGCCGCTGATGCGGGTCGAGCACGAAGGCCGGTACGCGGCGGTGGCCTCGCTGGGCGGAGCGCCCACGCACCCCGTCTGGTACCACAACGTCAAAGGGCATCCGACCGTGGAACTCCAGGACGGGCCCCGCCGCCAGGAGATGACCGCCCGCGAGGTGACCGGCGAGGAGAAGGCGCTCTGGTGGGACCGGGCGGTCGCGGCATACCCGCCCTACGCCGACTACCAGAAGAAGACCGACCGGCAGATCCCCGTCTTCGTACTGGAGCCGACCGGCAGCTGA
- a CDS encoding HNH endonuclease translates to MPTLAEYLEPTPQAAREQWHAVAARPPVAAGQRQVAFTPVEIIMCLAAGLLVDHRKFGSSSAPRAPYPVPQLAALFQRPNSSILAKMANLDGSRSHGGQYDLDVSRHLLATPGLLARTYCVLLAAAREAGLGPDRLPDFLGFEETAGDLLGQEELSLDEIERAIQQDSADRLTQTSALEARVTEQLLVTAVRVGQHRFASEVLRNHGHSCVFCGLSVRASGVRAKRMLVASHIKPWRVSTPLERLDAANGLTACPTHDVAFDTGLITVNGGLRIHVKPEQEQAARTSPAARAVFGRPPLAERLLLPERAAKPGKVYLTWHHENVYGSVPSAT, encoded by the coding sequence ATGCCGACGCTCGCCGAGTATCTGGAGCCGACGCCGCAGGCCGCCCGCGAGCAGTGGCACGCCGTCGCGGCCAGGCCACCGGTCGCCGCCGGTCAGCGGCAGGTCGCGTTCACCCCGGTCGAGATCATCATGTGCCTCGCGGCCGGGCTACTAGTGGACCATCGCAAGTTCGGCAGCAGCTCAGCGCCCCGGGCGCCATACCCCGTGCCGCAGCTCGCGGCCCTGTTTCAGCGGCCGAACAGCAGCATCCTGGCCAAGATGGCCAACCTCGACGGCAGCCGCTCCCACGGCGGGCAGTACGACCTCGATGTGAGCAGGCACCTGCTCGCCACCCCCGGCCTGCTGGCGCGTACGTACTGTGTGCTGCTCGCCGCCGCGCGCGAGGCCGGCCTCGGCCCTGACCGCCTGCCCGACTTCCTGGGTTTCGAGGAGACCGCGGGCGACCTGCTCGGACAGGAGGAGCTGAGCCTCGACGAGATCGAACGGGCGATTCAGCAGGATTCGGCCGACCGCCTGACCCAGACCTCCGCTCTGGAGGCCCGCGTAACCGAGCAGCTGCTGGTCACCGCCGTACGGGTCGGGCAGCACCGGTTCGCCAGCGAGGTGCTGCGCAATCACGGGCACAGCTGCGTCTTCTGCGGGCTGTCCGTCCGCGCCTCGGGCGTACGCGCCAAGCGGATGCTGGTCGCCAGCCACATCAAGCCCTGGCGGGTGAGCACCCCGCTTGAGCGCCTCGACGCCGCCAACGGGCTCACCGCCTGCCCCACCCACGACGTCGCCTTCGACACCGGCTTGATCACCGTCAACGGCGGGCTGCGCATCCACGTCAAACCCGAGCAGGAGCAGGCCGCCCGCACCAGCCCGGCGGCGCGTGCCGTGTTCGGCAGGCCGCCGCTGGCCGAGCGCCTGCTGCTACCCGAGCGCGCGGCGAAGCCGGGCAAGGTCTACTTGACCTGGCATCACGAGAACGTCTACGGCTCGGTGCCCTCGGCCACCTGA
- a CDS encoding DinB family protein, whose amino-acid sequence MDVDELLADLYERLPEMIGEAVEGLTAEQLHWAPAPGANSIGWLVWHLTRVQDHHVAELLGEDQVWVSGDWAARCGLKPDPDNTGYGHKPKQVAAVRPEGPEVLVEYYEAVAARTRDLITGLTPAELDRVVDERWDPPVTLGVRLVSIANDDTAHAAQAAYVRGILPS is encoded by the coding sequence GTGGACGTGGACGAGCTGCTCGCCGACCTGTACGAGCGGCTGCCCGAGATGATCGGCGAGGCCGTCGAGGGGCTGACCGCAGAGCAGCTGCACTGGGCGCCCGCGCCGGGGGCGAACAGCATCGGCTGGCTCGTCTGGCACCTCACGCGCGTCCAGGACCACCATGTCGCCGAGCTGCTCGGCGAGGACCAGGTGTGGGTCTCCGGCGACTGGGCGGCCCGGTGCGGGCTGAAGCCGGACCCGGACAACACCGGCTACGGGCACAAGCCGAAGCAGGTCGCCGCCGTACGGCCGGAGGGGCCGGAGGTGCTGGTCGAGTACTACGAGGCCGTCGCGGCGCGGACCCGTGACCTCATCACCGGGCTGACCCCCGCTGAGCTGGACCGGGTCGTCGACGAGCGGTGGGACCCGCCGGTGACGCTGGGCGTACGGCTGGTCAGCATCGCCAACGACGACACGGCCCACGCGGCGCAGGCGGCGTACGTGCGCGGCATTCTGCCGTCCTGA
- a CDS encoding MarR family winged helix-turn-helix transcriptional regulator, producing the protein MRRSERKRNDPDLGVLTARLLFAVQQQLAESHARTKPRHGAVLAYLDEQGNRATELAELSGQHKQVIGTLVDELEALGLVRREPDPADRRAKLVVPTAKGLAQMRHSDEAMARIEQHLAEAIGPADYQSFKRTLHHLATLATPTPTPTPTPSPSPSPSPEP; encoded by the coding sequence ATGCGTCGCAGTGAGCGGAAACGGAACGACCCCGACCTCGGCGTGCTCACCGCACGCCTGCTCTTCGCCGTACAGCAGCAGCTCGCCGAGAGCCACGCCCGCACGAAACCGCGCCATGGCGCGGTGCTGGCCTATCTGGACGAGCAGGGCAACCGCGCCACCGAGCTGGCCGAACTGTCCGGCCAGCACAAACAGGTGATCGGCACCCTCGTCGACGAACTCGAAGCCCTCGGCCTGGTCCGCCGCGAACCCGACCCCGCCGACCGCCGCGCCAAACTCGTCGTCCCCACGGCCAAGGGCCTGGCCCAGATGCGCCACAGCGACGAGGCCATGGCCCGCATCGAACAGCACCTCGCCGAAGCCATCGGCCCCGCCGACTACCAGTCCTTCAAACGCACCCTCCACCACCTCGCCACGCTCGCCACCCCCACCCCCACCCCCACCCCCACCCCCTCGCCCTCGCCCTCGCCCTCGCCCGAGCCATGA
- a CDS encoding NUDIX domain-containing protein, with product MTTVETRIRATCGVVVRDEAGRVLLMCRTDEGTWGLPGGGVEPGETWEQAALRECREETGWDVVIDGLLGIYSDPATQLHRYPSGNSVHFVGVVFFGSPLRQSGDPDGEGSQLGWFALDDLPEPLFGPDIPVLEHAARHEGRPYIH from the coding sequence GTGACCACAGTGGAGACCCGCATCCGTGCCACCTGCGGTGTCGTGGTCCGGGACGAGGCCGGCCGGGTGCTGCTGATGTGCCGCACCGACGAGGGCACCTGGGGCCTGCCCGGCGGCGGGGTGGAGCCCGGCGAGACCTGGGAGCAGGCCGCGCTGCGCGAATGCCGCGAGGAGACCGGCTGGGACGTCGTCATCGACGGGCTGCTCGGCATCTACAGCGACCCCGCCACCCAGCTCCACCGCTACCCGAGCGGCAACAGCGTGCACTTCGTCGGGGTGGTGTTCTTCGGCTCGCCGCTACGCCAGTCCGGCGACCCGGACGGCGAAGGCTCCCAGCTGGGCTGGTTCGCCCTGGACGACCTGCCCGAGCCGCTGTTCGGCCCCGACATCCCGGTCCTTGAGCACGCCGCCCGACACGAAGGCCGGCCGTACATCCACTGA